A single window of Pseudomonas lijiangensis DNA harbors:
- the cysB gene encoding HTH-type transcriptional regulator CysB — protein sequence MKLQQLRYIWEVAHHDLNVSATAQSLYTSQPGISKQIRLLEDELGVEVFARSGKHLTRVTPAGERIITTAGEILRKVESIKQIAQEFSNEKKGTLSIATTHTQARYALPPVISNFIRQYPDVALHMHQGSPVQIGEMAADGTVDFAIATEALEQFGDLVMMPCYRWNRCVVVPQGHPLTKVPKLTLELLAEYPIVTYVFGFTGRSKLDEAFSHRGLVPKVVFTAADADVIKTYVRLNLGVGIVARMAVDEELDSDLVILDASDLFESSITKIAFRRGTFLRGFMCDFIEKFAPHLTREVMAKAIQCHNKQELEELFEGVELPVH from the coding sequence ATGAAGCTTCAACAATTGCGCTACATTTGGGAAGTGGCGCACCACGACCTCAACGTTTCCGCGACGGCACAGAGCCTTTATACCTCGCAGCCCGGCATCAGCAAGCAGATACGCTTGCTTGAAGACGAGCTGGGGGTGGAAGTTTTTGCCCGCAGCGGCAAGCACCTGACGCGAGTTACGCCAGCCGGTGAGCGCATTATCACCACCGCCGGCGAGATCCTGCGCAAGGTCGAAAGTATCAAGCAAATCGCCCAGGAATTCTCCAACGAGAAAAAGGGCACCTTGTCGATTGCAACCACCCACACCCAGGCGCGCTATGCATTGCCGCCTGTGATCAGTAATTTCATCAGGCAATACCCGGATGTTGCATTGCACATGCATCAGGGTTCACCCGTACAGATCGGAGAAATGGCGGCTGACGGGACCGTGGACTTCGCCATCGCCACCGAAGCACTCGAGCAGTTCGGTGACCTGGTCATGATGCCGTGCTATCGCTGGAACCGCTGTGTCGTGGTGCCTCAGGGCCATCCCCTGACCAAGGTGCCCAAGCTGACTCTGGAGCTGTTGGCCGAATACCCGATCGTGACGTATGTATTCGGGTTCACGGGACGTTCCAAGCTTGATGAAGCATTCAGCCATCGGGGCCTGGTGCCCAAGGTCGTCTTCACGGCTGCGGATGCGGACGTGATCAAGACCTATGTGCGGCTGAATCTGGGTGTCGGCATCGTTGCCAGGATGGCAGTGGATGAAGAACTGGACAGCGACCTGGTCATCCTTGATGCCAGCGACCTGTTCGAGTCCAGCATCACGAAGATTGCTTTCCGTCGTGGGACGTTCCTGCGTGGCTTCATGTGCGACTTTATCGAGAAGTTCGCTCCGCACCTGACTCGCGAAGTGATGGCCAAAGCGATTCAGTGCCATAACAAGCAGGAGCTTGAAGAACTGTTTGAAGGTGTTGAGCTGCCCGTGCATTGA
- a CDS encoding universal stress protein gives MIRSILCATDLGLYAPYVVQHALAMARTFNAGLYVIHVVEPMGLFAESVLQSYLGEDELKDLHGKGVSTFMDGIEQRMLDGFREELGEGHKDLSFIRAVRVVQGEPCNMILEQTRELAVDLLVLGSHSHMAKEGAPIGRTAARVLQLSDVPVYMVPMMQNRGRGQE, from the coding sequence ATGATTCGTTCGATCCTGTGTGCCACAGACCTCGGTCTGTATGCGCCCTATGTAGTGCAGCATGCGCTGGCGATGGCTCGAACTTTCAATGCCGGTCTCTATGTCATTCATGTTGTCGAACCCATGGGGCTGTTCGCCGAGTCGGTGTTGCAGAGTTACCTGGGCGAGGATGAGCTGAAGGATCTCCACGGCAAGGGCGTGAGTACATTCATGGATGGCATAGAGCAACGGATGCTCGACGGGTTTCGTGAAGAACTAGGTGAAGGTCATAAAGACCTGTCTTTCATCCGCGCAGTGAGGGTTGTCCAGGGTGAGCCTTGCAATATGATCCTTGAACAGACACGCGAGCTGGCAGTGGACTTGCTGGTGCTAGGTAGTCATAGCCATATGGCGAAAGAGGGCGCGCCGATCGGTCGTACGGCCGCCAGGGTTTTACAGCTTTCTGATGTACCGGTTTACATGGTGCCCATGATGCAGAACAGAGGACGGGGGCAGGAGTGA
- a CDS encoding 5'-nucleotidase, which yields MAERDEQKLVLAISSRALFDLRESHAVYMADGVEAYRQYQIDHEDEVLEPGDAYLLVEKLLSLNASLSKARVEVILVSRNSADTGLRVFNSIQHYGLDITRAAFVGGRSPYPYLAAFGCHLFLSTHAEDVRSALDAGFAAATILSGGARRAASSELRIAFDGDAVLFSDESERIYQTGGLAAFQASERESAREPLRGGPFKPFLAALNLLQREFPEESCPIRTALVTARSAPAHERVIRTLREWDIRLDESLFLGGLQKSAFLEAFAADVFFDDQPGHCEKAREVVATGHVPHGISNEVKL from the coding sequence ATGGCTGAGCGTGATGAGCAAAAACTGGTGCTGGCGATTTCGTCGCGAGCATTGTTCGATCTGCGCGAAAGCCATGCGGTGTATATGGCGGATGGGGTTGAAGCCTATCGCCAGTATCAGATCGACCATGAAGACGAGGTGCTGGAACCGGGCGACGCTTATCTGCTGGTGGAAAAGCTGCTGAGCCTCAACGCCAGCCTCAGCAAGGCGCGGGTCGAAGTCATCCTGGTTTCGCGTAACAGTGCCGACACCGGGTTGCGGGTTTTCAATTCCATCCAGCATTACGGGCTGGACATCACCCGTGCCGCATTTGTCGGCGGGCGCAGTCCTTATCCTTATCTGGCGGCGTTTGGTTGCCATCTGTTTCTTTCCACCCATGCCGAAGACGTGCGCAGCGCCCTGGATGCCGGATTTGCCGCAGCGACCATTCTCTCGGGTGGCGCACGTCGGGCGGCCAGTTCCGAGTTGCGAATCGCGTTCGACGGTGATGCGGTGCTGTTTTCCGACGAGTCCGAGCGTATCTACCAGACCGGCGGGCTGGCTGCCTTTCAGGCCAGTGAACGCGAGTCTGCCCGTGAACCTCTGCGCGGCGGCCCTTTCAAGCCGTTCCTGGCGGCCCTCAACCTGTTGCAGCGGGAGTTTCCCGAAGAAAGCTGCCCGATTCGCACGGCCCTGGTCACCGCCCGTTCCGCACCGGCCCATGAGCGGGTGATTCGCACCTTGCGCGAGTGGGATATCCGGCTTGATGAATCGCTGTTTCTGGGCGGTTTGCAGAAGTCGGCCTTTCTTGAAGCGTTCGCGGCAGATGTGTTCTTCGACGATCAGCCCGGCCACTGCGAGAAGGCTCGGGAGGTCGTAGCTACCGGCCATGTTCCTCATGGCATCAGCAATGAAGTCAAGCTCTGA
- a CDS encoding putative 2-dehydropantoate 2-reductase, which yields MTRDTSKPRIGIIGTGAIGGFYGLMLARAGFDVHFLLRSEFNAVVTHGLQVNSAVHGNLKLDPVQAYCSVADMPPCDVLLVGTKSTSNAGLAPVIARAAAPGAKVLLLQNGLGVEDQLRLLLPDSLHLLGGLCFICVHRVEPGVVAHQAFGAVSIGYHSGPAGDQESRQAAVEECSTLFQVAGVESHAMADLQQARWQKLVWNVPYNGLSALLQTSTTPLMVDPCSRELIKGLMDEVVQGAEACGYILPEGYAHHLFEITGKMPDYKPSMHHDFIEGRPLELEAIYARPLAAALAAGYDMARVRVLYQALAFIERRNK from the coding sequence ATGACCCGTGATACGAGCAAACCGAGGATCGGTATTATCGGTACCGGTGCTATCGGTGGTTTTTATGGGCTGATGCTGGCGCGTGCCGGTTTTGACGTGCACTTCCTGTTGCGCAGTGAATTCAATGCAGTGGTCACTCATGGCCTGCAGGTGAACAGTGCCGTGCATGGCAACCTGAAGCTCGATCCGGTTCAGGCCTATTGCTCCGTTGCCGATATGCCGCCTTGTGACGTGTTGCTGGTGGGCACCAAAAGCACCAGTAATGCCGGGCTGGCACCTGTCATTGCACGGGCTGCGGCGCCGGGCGCAAAAGTCCTGCTCTTGCAGAATGGCCTGGGAGTCGAAGATCAGTTGCGGCTCCTGTTGCCCGATAGCCTGCATCTTCTGGGCGGCTTGTGTTTCATTTGCGTACACCGTGTCGAACCCGGCGTTGTGGCTCATCAGGCTTTTGGCGCCGTGAGTATCGGCTATCACAGCGGCCCGGCTGGCGATCAGGAAAGTCGTCAGGCTGCCGTCGAGGAATGCTCGACTCTGTTCCAGGTGGCAGGTGTCGAATCCCATGCGATGGCTGACCTGCAGCAGGCGCGCTGGCAGAAACTGGTGTGGAATGTGCCCTATAACGGGTTGTCCGCGCTGTTGCAGACCAGCACCACGCCGCTGATGGTCGACCCTTGCAGTCGTGAACTGATCAAGGGATTGATGGATGAAGTGGTGCAGGGCGCCGAGGCGTGTGGCTATATCCTGCCTGAAGGGTATGCTCATCACCTGTTCGAGATAACCGGCAAGATGCCCGATTACAAACCCAGCATGCACCACGACTTCATCGAAGGGCGGCCGCTGGAGCTGGAAGCCATCTACGCCAGGCCATTGGCTGCAGCGCTGGCCGCCGGCTATGACATGGCGCGGGTCCGGGTGCTTTATCAGGCTCTGGCGTTCATCGAACGGCGCAATAAATAG